ACGAAGCCTGGACGTAGTCCCTGACCTCGCTGGAGATGAGCTTGGGGATGACCCCGTATGCCGACTTTGGCTGGATCATCAGCCCATTGAGAAGCAGGAGGACGATTGCCTCTACTTGCATGAGCCCTTGCTGCCAGGAAACCGGCAGCTGATCCTCCGCGGTAAACATGGCGAGGGTCTCGTCCGTTTTCACCAGGTAACAGCGGTCTCCCTTAAAGAAGAGTAGACGCTGGATATTGGGAGTATATGCATGAAGTTGCGCTTGCACCTCTATGTATGCCACCACATCGTCACGCAGATCCTCCCGCAGAAGATAGGCGTTTACCTCCGGGGTCCAGCAGTGGACCATGTAGCACTCGACAGCCTGTCCCTTTGGGATCCAGGTAAGGTCTCGCAGGTCGACAAGTCGTCGGAGGAGCTCCGTCTCACCTTCCTCGCCACTGTTTGAGGGTGGGAAAAGGTCTATGGTGAACTCCTGCTCGGATCCGCCAATTTTTCGCGAAAAGGTTATCAACGTTTTTCCTTGCACCCGTGTGCGCTATCCTTATAGCAAATCCTGGGGTTTTAATCAAGGGGTAGAGAGCTTTACGCGCAGCATTTGGTCATCGGTAAAGAACTTGGTATCCCCCGATCCCAGCACAGGCTTGCCATCTATGATCAGTCCGTCATATCCTCCTTGCTTAAGTGCTGCATGGATGGCCTGCTGTGCGTCTGGCCGGTCACCCACAGACTCTTGCTTCCACTTCTCCCACAATTCACGGGTGGTGTTGTAGGGATTTTTCGCCTTTAGGAAAACACGTGCTTCGGGGTCGCTTGAAGCAGGGTCCCCCACCATTAGCGGTTCACCGTTTTTAGAGATCACCTTAGAGGTGTCTGACTCCCCATACTTAAGCGCGACCACCTCATTCCCTAGGTGGCGCTCCGTCATTCTTCCCTGGTCCTTATCGTCATAAGAGCGCATGTCAAAAGTGTTGTATCCCGCTTGGGGACGTGAAGAGGCGGGGAACGAACGGGTCACCCGGCCATCTTTCATAATCACCAAATACAGGTCCTTCTCGTCGTGAATATCGGCAATATCACGGATGATCCGCGGCGTATTGTCCGGATTGCGTTCGGCAACATATACCTTCTCACCCTGTCCGTGATGGATTACCTCGAGCAGGTCTTGTTCCTCAAGGGGGTCAAGTTTGGTAAAGACAGTGACATCCTGCCGCTCATTCTGTTCGTTGGTCGCTGTTTTAAAGCGGGTGGTTTTCCCTTCTGCGTCATATGAGTAGACGGAGCCTTTCGCAGTCATGAACCTGGCAATGGGCATTTCTTTCCAATCGCCAAACCACTGCTTGAACGATTCGGTCCGCACTAACTTCCATGCCTCTTCCGGGAGTTCGGAAGGAAGGCCGTGAACTGACGCAAGAAGTTGCCCGTCTTTGTTTCTGTCTTCTGGTTGGATGACAATATCTGCCGCTTCACGCTGCATGGTCTGCAGAAGCTGGTCTTCCGGGCTTTCCAGATGGTCCTGAGGGATGGCTTTTTGTTCAAAGACATTCATGGGCTAAGTATGGCAGGGATGCCAGGAAGTGGACAAATAAAAAACTCCAGGACTACATTGGCCTGGAGCAAAATACGCTACGCTTTCAAGTTGTCTGGGACAGTGGCAATTACCCCTTTGTCCGAAACCAACAGGAAGTGCTGGTGGGGTTTGACCAGGTTGTTGGGCAGGACCTCTGCCGAATACATGTAATCCAGGTGAGGGTCGGACTTCTTGTGATAGTCGCGCACCCTGGAAGCAACTTGCTCGTTGGTGAGACTAGGCTGACAACAGCACTGCTCAAAAGAAGTCGGCGTGTAACCCGCCTTCTGGGCGGTCACTAAACGAAGGACCCAACGCTCTGCCAGTCGCTCACTGACTGCGGTGGGAAGGCTCTGTAAAGTCTGCATACTCTTCAATGGCTCCAGTGTGGTTATACCAGGTGGGTTTGAAGCGTCAAGCATACTTCGGACACCCCATGCACATTGACTTTTTCCAATTTGGCGCTATACTGCCGCCCAGATCAGATCCCTGTCCCACAGCGGCTTTGACGTTCTTTTCCAGGAGGAAGGTAATTGAATGAACAGAAGAATGACCCCGAGCAGGGGCTGACCCGGTTGCGAGTGGTAACCTACAACACCAACCGCAACGACATGACGCGAGAGCGGCTGGAAAAAGTCTTCCAGCGTATTGAGGCCTTGGACGGCGACGTCTACGGTCTTCAAGAGTACTTGGCCAAAAACGTACATCTCCTCAGGGAGAGATTTGGCGACAGGTACACCATCCTTGAGGGTGATGTGTTCGAGGACATGGTCCATCACGTCATCATGGTCAAGGATGAGGCCCTGGAAGTTGTGCAGGGAACGGCGTTTTGCCTCACCCTCGGCGCAAGCAATGGGCTGCCAGGCAAACACCCGGAGGCCATCACTGTCCGGATGACTCAAGGCGTCATGCTCCAGAAGCGCGGTGGGTCCCCCACGTCCAGGATGCTCTTTGCGGTTACGCAGCTCGACAACGTAAGTGCCAGCGCGCGCGAGGAGGGCAACCGACAGTTGCTCGACTACTTTGCCAGCAACTGGCACCCTAAGCTGCCCAAAATCTACCTTGGGGACATGAATATCAACACCCAAGGGTACGCATCAACCAGGAAGATGCAGAAGCCACTGCTCGATATCGAGGAGGCCGGCTTCTACAACACCTGGACGTACGCCAACTGCGAGGCGCTACATCCCCCGACCTTCTTCGGAAGTGAGAACATCCAGGTGGAGGGCATGAAGGACCAGGACAGGTACACCTACAACCCTGACCATATCTTCGTGTCTGACGGGATTCACACGGTGCTCTGCCGGGTTGACTCCGATGATGAAGATTCAAGCGACCACCGGTCAAAGTATGCCGATGTGATTATGCTGGACTGGAAGTAGCGTTCTAGTGCCCCACCTGATGGTGGGGCATTTTTATGACGTGTCGGAGGTAACCCACGCCTCTATTGCACTATATAGACGGTAAGCCACCTACTCCCGGTAAATCGCTGACCATGGGTAAGTCCTCAACTGCCGGTAGATCACTCACCGTAGGCAACTCTTCAATCGTTGGCAGCTCATTCACCGTAGGCAACGCTTCAATTGTTGGCAAACTGTCAATCGGAGGTAGCTCCATTGTAGCCATAATAAAGATCCCTAATGACACGCACTTCTTATGGGCGCAGTATACCAAAACTAAACATGTCACTGTAAGGCACGATAGGGTGGTTCGAACTCCAATAAGTTCGTCGTTCGAACCTGGATTTACCAAAGAAAAGAACCACCTTTCGGTGGTTCTTTTCTTTGGTGGACCCTAGGAGATTCGAACTCCTCACCTCCTCGGTGCAAACGAGGCGCTCTACCAAATGAGCTAAGGGCCCAAGTGAGGCGAATTACGAAAGCTTGCTTTCGTAATTATGCCGAACGAGGGTTCTATCTGCGCAGCAGATAGGGCCCGCACTTGGGAGTAAACAGTGCCCGACACTTTTAATAGCCAGATCACACTACCAAATAATCCCCACCCAGACAACCTAAAAGAACCTGATCGCAAGATACGACGCAATAATTAGAACCACACCAATCATCCGCCATGCCCCATAGCTCCCGCCTGGCCCCAAATGCTCCTCAAAATACCGGACATGCCCAAACATCCGCACGATCTGGAAAGGATATACCACGGCCAGTATGCCACCAATAAGGAGCCCAAAGACAATAAACAGTTTCATGAGCCCAGTATACCAAACCAGGCCGGACAACCGTACAATAAAGAAGCAATGGAAAACGATACTAACTTTCGGCTGCTCGTTTATGGCATGGAGATCATCCTCGCCCTAGGCCTTATAGGCTGGATGAGAGGCTCTTTGCGTGGCGCACGGGAGAAATGGTCGTTTATCTTAAAAATACTCGCTGGCGGGGCACTTGCAGCAGTTTTATCGGCCGTCGTTACCCTTAAGTATTCCTTTAACATCCCGGAGCTGACAAAAACCCATCCCAGCCTCGTCAATGAGTACGGCATATGGCTTAAAGTCATCAACCACTTGGCGGGAAGCATGATTGAGGAACTGGGAAAGTACATGATTGGCGTATTTACCCTGCTCTCCACGCGTCATGTCCATAAAATGAGTGACACTATTGTGTACCTTATTGTCATTGGGCTCGGCTTCTCACTCATTGAAGATGCTTTCTTCTTGCTTGACCCCCAGTCCTCCCCGCTCCTGCGCCTCATGAGCTTTTACCTCCACTCCGGCACAAGCGCCATTATTGGCTACAGCTTAGGGCGGTATAAGTTTGGCCTCGCCAGCTACCGCGAGCTGCTCCTTGCCGTCTTTGCTGCCATCATTTTGCACTTTGGGTTTAACCTCACTAGCGAGCTTTACGGCAACCCGGCGCTCTATGTGGCGTTTGGTATCAGCACCTTTATTACCTTGCAGATTTTCATCCTGTTCCGTCGCACCCTCGTGGAAGAGTACGGCCTGGAACTCCGTGCCAAGCGCTTACGCTACACTAAAATTGTGACTGGCAAGACAGAAGTGAAGGCCTGCTAAAGGTTTACCAGGTTGACGAACTAGCATTTTCTGCCATATATAGCAAAGTTCTTAACAATTCGAAGTTTGTTTCACGGATGCGTCACCCGGGAGGTGGACATATGAGTCTTGCTCAATGCAACGATGCGCAGTTCAAGGGATGGAGAGGCCCTCTGTTCCCCAAGGCTCTCGAAGAGCTTAACCAAACGTACAACATGCTGGAAGGCGATTGGACGGCAGAGATGCTGGACAAGGTAGCCCGGCACATCGAAGGGTACATCACGAAGCGCCGCTTCGTCACCACGGACGGTTATGACTGGTTCTGGGCCCTCACCCTCAATATGGAGGTGGGTATCCGGATCATGGTTGCCCTACCCTACCGCTGCGACACGCAGTGTACAGATGGCGCGGCGTCCGACCGGTCCATTGCCGTGTACTCGCAGACAATCCAAAAGGAGTGTCACCGCATGGCAGAGATTGCTGCGCTCCGCGTGAATGACGCCATGAAACGAGTGCTCACCCATTCGCAGAAAATGGCTGCAACTGGTTCAGCATAGCGCCGCACTTTTCTTGATATCCAAGCCACTCGTTAGGGTGGCTTTTTCATATGGAAAACACCTCTTACGCATTGCTCAGTTTAAGAAAACAGGCTATAGTAGCCGACAGTCGCAGATAGCGGCCTGGAGATCCAGTATGTTCTTTACCATCGTCGTGATTCTCATCACCCTCTTTTCCTTCAGCTACCACGAGTTCGGCCATGCAATTGCCTTCCGGCACTGCAAGGTTGCGGTTGAGGAAATTTCCCTCTTGGGATTCAAGGTGAAAAACCTGTTCCTCACCCTCCCCATCAAATGGGATCTCTTTCCCGGGACCAAATGGATAATTACCCCCCTGTTTCTAGGGGCCTATGTCCGCCCGGAAGAAGCCTGGGACAAGTGCACCAAAAAGGATGCACTCTATATAGCGGGTATGGGACCGCTCATGAGTATCCAATACGGCCTTTTCTGGCTTGCGGTTACACAGGCCATCCTAGCCATTGGCGACGCC
The window above is part of the Verrucomicrobiia bacterium genome. Proteins encoded here:
- a CDS encoding PrsW family glutamic-type intramembrane protease codes for the protein MENDTNFRLLVYGMEIILALGLIGWMRGSLRGAREKWSFILKILAGGALAAVLSAVVTLKYSFNIPELTKTHPSLVNEYGIWLKVINHLAGSMIEELGKYMIGVFTLLSTRHVHKMSDTIVYLIVIGLGFSLIEDAFFLLDPQSSPLLRLMSFYLHSGTSAIIGYSLGRYKFGLASYRELLLAVFAAIILHFGFNLTSELYGNPALYVAFGISTFITLQIFILFRRTLVEEYGLELRAKRLRYTKIVTGKTEVKAC